The Anoxybacillus flavithermus genome has a segment encoding these proteins:
- a CDS encoding DNA gyrase subunit A produces MERVLDLPFEDVLGDRFGRYSKYIIQERALPDVRDGLKPVQRRILYAMYVDGNTSDKPFRKSAKTVGNVIGNFHPHGDSSVYEAMVRMSQEWKVRNVLIEMHGNNGSIDGDPPAAMRYTEARLSAIASELLRDIEKETVEFVPNFDDTSKEPVVLPAMFPNLLVNGSTGISAGYATEIPPHHLGEVIDAVIMRIDHPTCTVDDLMTVLKGPDFPTGGIIQGKEGIKTAYETGKGKIVIRGKATIEQGKGGKQAIVITEIPYEVNKANLVKKIDELRLEKKLDGIIDVRDETDRTGLRIVIEVRKDGNAEGILNYLYKNTDLQITYSFNMVAIHERRPKLLNLPQMLDAYIEHQKEVVANRSRYELQKAKERAHIVEGLMKAVSILDEIIATIRASQDKKDAKTNLMDRYGFTEPQAEAIVTLQLYRLTNTDIYDLREEANALHDKIEQLTSILESEKKLLSVIKSELRKMKKTYADERRTTIEEEIKEIKIEMNVVIPEEDVIVTITKDGYIKRTSLRSYSASNGQDIGMKEGDRLLGMFEMNTTHTLLLFTNKGNYLYCPVYELPDIRWKDLGQHISHIIPLDRDEQLTSAIPIADFENGYLLFITKQGFVKKTHLVHYKAQRYSKPLVAMRLKEDDEVVNVYQTNGMGHIFLVTQYGYGLLFSEEEIGEVGVRAAGVKGIHLKDGDDVVSGQQATDENIILVTKRGAAKKIARAEVELSTRAKRGQLLVKEVKTNPHRLVSCHFISHGWVILKTEKGITEEVHVDELRLSDRYGNVTYVIDCDETGNVTDTWVKWS; encoded by the coding sequence ATGGAACGCGTATTAGATTTACCATTTGAAGATGTGCTTGGAGACCGATTCGGCCGATATAGTAAATATATTATTCAAGAACGCGCCTTGCCGGATGTACGCGATGGATTAAAGCCGGTGCAACGCCGCATTTTATATGCAATGTACGTAGACGGAAACACATCGGATAAGCCATTTCGTAAATCGGCTAAAACGGTCGGAAATGTCATCGGTAATTTTCACCCGCACGGTGATTCTTCTGTATATGAAGCTATGGTACGCATGAGTCAGGAATGGAAAGTAAGAAATGTACTTATTGAAATGCATGGAAATAATGGGAGTATTGATGGAGATCCACCCGCAGCGATGCGTTATACAGAAGCAAGATTATCCGCTATCGCATCGGAATTGTTGCGCGATATTGAAAAAGAAACGGTAGAGTTTGTACCGAACTTCGATGATACGAGTAAAGAACCCGTTGTATTACCAGCGATGTTTCCGAATTTGCTCGTCAACGGTTCCACAGGCATTTCAGCAGGTTATGCCACAGAAATTCCACCACACCATTTAGGAGAAGTAATTGATGCCGTCATCATGCGTATTGATCATCCGACTTGTACGGTTGATGATTTAATGACGGTACTGAAAGGACCAGATTTTCCAACTGGCGGTATCATTCAAGGAAAAGAAGGCATTAAAACAGCCTACGAAACAGGAAAAGGCAAAATCGTTATTCGTGGGAAAGCCACGATTGAGCAAGGAAAAGGCGGTAAACAAGCCATTGTGATTACAGAAATTCCTTATGAAGTGAATAAAGCGAACTTAGTTAAAAAAATTGATGAATTGCGTCTAGAAAAAAAATTGGACGGAATTATTGATGTGCGCGATGAAACAGATCGTACAGGATTACGCATTGTCATTGAAGTGAGAAAAGATGGAAATGCAGAAGGTATCCTAAACTATTTATATAAAAATACAGATTTGCAAATTACGTATAGCTTCAATATGGTCGCTATTCATGAGCGCCGTCCAAAATTATTAAATTTGCCGCAAATGTTGGATGCATATATTGAGCATCAAAAAGAAGTTGTCGCGAATCGTTCACGTTATGAATTACAGAAAGCAAAAGAACGTGCTCATATTGTAGAAGGATTAATGAAAGCTGTTTCTATTTTAGATGAAATTATCGCAACGATTCGCGCTTCTCAAGATAAAAAAGATGCCAAAACGAATTTAATGGATCGATATGGGTTTACAGAACCTCAGGCAGAAGCCATTGTCACATTGCAGTTATATCGTTTGACGAATACAGATATTTATGATTTACGTGAAGAAGCAAATGCGCTACATGATAAAATTGAGCAACTAACATCGATTTTAGAAAGTGAAAAAAAACTATTATCTGTCATTAAATCGGAATTAAGAAAAATGAAAAAAACGTATGCCGATGAACGAAGAACGACCATTGAAGAAGAAATAAAAGAAATTAAAATCGAAATGAACGTTGTGATTCCAGAGGAAGATGTCATTGTCACTATTACAAAAGACGGATATATTAAACGCACAAGCCTTCGATCTTATAGCGCCTCTAACGGGCAAGATATCGGAATGAAAGAGGGCGATAGGTTACTTGGGATGTTTGAAATGAATACAACACATACGTTATTGTTATTCACAAATAAAGGAAACTATTTATATTGTCCTGTTTATGAACTTCCAGACATTCGCTGGAAAGATCTTGGTCAACACATTTCTCATATCATTCCGCTTGATCGAGACGAACAACTGACTAGCGCCATTCCAATCGCAGATTTTGAAAACGGGTATTTATTATTTATTACAAAACAAGGATTTGTGAAAAAAACTCATCTCGTTCATTATAAAGCGCAACGTTATTCTAAGCCGCTTGTTGCGATGCGATTAAAAGAAGATGATGAAGTCGTGAACGTATATCAAACAAACGGAATGGGACATATATTTCTTGTCACACAATACGGATACGGATTATTGTTTTCAGAAGAAGAAATTGGAGAAGTAGGTGTTCGAGCAGCAGGAGTAAAAGGTATTCATTTGAAAGATGGAGATGATGTTGTTTCTGGTCAACAGGCAACAGACGAAAACATAATTCTTGTAACAAAACGCGGGGCAGCAAAAAAAATTGCGCGAGCAGAGGTCGAACTATCTACTCGTGCGAAACGAGGACAACTTCTCGTTAAAGAAGTGAAAACGAATCCACATCGATTAGTAAGTTGTCATTTCATTTCACATGGTTGGGTTATTTTAAAAACAGAGAAAGGAATAACGGAAGAAGTTCATGTCGATGAATTACGACTAAGTGATCGATATGGCAATGTTACATATGTAATTGATTGTGACGAAACAGGTAACGTCACAGATACATGGGTGAAATGGTCATAA
- a CDS encoding DNA topoisomerase IV subunit B, whose product MIVTDKQLLTYNEDTIQVLEGLEAVRKRPGMYIGSTDSRGLHHLVYEIVDNAVDEALAGYGKRIIVTIHNDQSISVQDEGRGMPTGMHKLGKPTPEVILTVLHAGGKFGQGGYKTSGGLHGVGASVVNALSEWLEVTIHRDGFIYYQRFEHGGKPVTTLEKIGVTKQTGTKIQFKPDPTIFSTTTFHYETISERLRESAFLLKGLKIELYDERTGLCDTFYYENGIEAFVQYLNEEKDVLHPVVFFTGEQSDIEVEFAFQFHDGYAENMLSFVNHVRTKDGGTHEIGAKTAMTRVFNEYARKVGLLKERDKNLEGTDIREGLSAIISVRIPEALLQFEGQTKGKLGTPEARSAVEAVVSEKLTYFLNENPDIATLLIKKAIRAFQAREAARKAREEARSGKKRKGKEHVLSGKLTPAQTRNPQKNELYLVEGDSAGGSAKQGRDRRFQAVLPLRGKVINTEKAKLADIFKNEEINTIIHAIGGGVGADFSLDDIHYDKVIIMTDADTDGAHIQVLLLTFFYRYMRPLIEAGKVFIALPPLYKVSKKVGKKEVVEYAWTDEQLQSILKKIGKGYTIQRYKGLGEMNADQLWETTMNPETRTLIRVRIDDAARAERRVTTLMGDKVEPRRKWIESNVQFGLEDDMNILENDHVMTAEGE is encoded by the coding sequence ATGATTGTGACAGATAAGCAGCTTCTTACATATAACGAAGACACCATTCAAGTGTTAGAAGGGTTAGAGGCGGTTCGTAAACGGCCAGGCATGTATATTGGAAGTACAGATAGTCGAGGTTTGCATCATCTCGTATATGAGATTGTAGACAATGCAGTTGACGAGGCGCTTGCTGGATATGGAAAGCGTATTATTGTAACGATACATAATGACCAAAGCATTAGCGTGCAAGATGAAGGACGTGGGATGCCTACAGGCATGCATAAGTTAGGAAAGCCTACTCCAGAAGTTATTTTGACGGTATTACATGCGGGAGGAAAATTTGGTCAAGGTGGCTATAAAACGAGCGGTGGGTTGCACGGTGTTGGCGCTTCTGTTGTGAATGCTTTGTCTGAGTGGTTAGAAGTGACCATTCATCGTGATGGGTTTATATATTATCAACGGTTCGAACACGGTGGAAAACCTGTAACTACACTTGAGAAAATTGGAGTAACAAAACAAACAGGGACAAAAATTCAATTCAAACCAGATCCAACGATTTTTAGTACGACGACGTTTCATTACGAAACGATTAGTGAACGATTGCGAGAATCTGCGTTTTTGTTAAAGGGGTTAAAAATTGAATTATACGATGAACGAACCGGTTTGTGCGATACATTTTATTACGAAAATGGGATTGAAGCGTTTGTACAATATTTAAACGAGGAAAAAGACGTGCTACATCCCGTTGTATTTTTTACTGGTGAGCAAAGTGATATTGAAGTGGAGTTTGCTTTCCAATTTCATGACGGATATGCAGAAAACATGCTTTCGTTTGTAAACCATGTCCGAACGAAAGATGGAGGGACGCATGAAATTGGGGCCAAAACAGCGATGACTCGCGTGTTTAATGAATATGCACGAAAAGTAGGCTTATTGAAAGAAAGAGATAAAAATTTAGAAGGGACAGACATCCGTGAAGGATTATCTGCCATCATCTCTGTTCGCATTCCAGAAGCACTTTTGCAATTTGAAGGGCAAACGAAAGGGAAATTAGGAACACCTGAAGCTCGTTCCGCTGTTGAAGCGGTCGTTAGTGAAAAACTGACGTATTTTTTAAATGAAAACCCAGATATTGCAACGCTGTTAATTAAAAAAGCGATTCGTGCGTTTCAAGCGCGTGAGGCTGCACGAAAAGCTCGGGAAGAAGCAAGGTCGGGAAAAAAGCGCAAAGGAAAAGAGCACGTATTAAGCGGAAAGTTAACGCCTGCTCAAACGCGAAATCCACAAAAAAATGAGTTGTATTTAGTTGAAGGGGATTCAGCTGGTGGATCTGCGAAACAAGGCCGTGATCGCCGCTTTCAAGCTGTATTACCTCTTCGTGGAAAAGTGATTAACACGGAAAAAGCGAAATTAGCCGATATTTTTAAAAACGAAGAAATTAATACAATCATTCATGCCATTGGCGGCGGTGTCGGGGCTGATTTTTCACTCGATGATATTCACTATGACAAAGTGATCATTATGACTGACGCGGATACAGACGGTGCGCATATTCAAGTATTGTTGTTAACGTTCTTTTATCGCTATATGCGACCGCTTATTGAAGCGGGCAAAGTGTTTATCGCTCTTCCACCGCTGTATAAAGTGAGTAAAAAAGTTGGCAAAAAGGAAGTTGTGGAATATGCATGGACGGATGAACAATTGCAGTCGATTTTGAAAAAGATCGGTAAAGGATATACGATTCAACGTTACAAAGGACTCGGTGAGATGAATGCCGATCAATTATGGGAGACGACAATGAACCCTGAAACACGGACGCTCATTCGTGTTCGTATTGATGATGCAGCACGTGCAGAACGTCGTGTAACAACATTAATGGGCGACAAAGTAGAACCGAGAAGGAAATGGATTGAATCAAATGTGCAATTCGGTTTAGAGGACGATATGAATATTTTAGAAAATGATCATGTGATGACAGCTGAGGGGGAATAA
- a CDS encoding CoA-binding protein has translation MGPSREQIKQILNKAKRIAVVGLSDRPERTSYMVAKAMKEAGYDIIPVNPLIKEWEGIPAVAALTDIEGHVDIVNVFRRSEHLREIAEQFVQMDADVFWAQLGVYDEGVYRDLTEKGYTVVMDRCIKVEHALTR, from the coding sequence ATGGGGCCAAGTCGTGAACAAATCAAACAAATTTTAAACAAAGCAAAGCGAATTGCTGTGGTAGGATTGTCAGATCGTCCAGAGCGTACATCTTATATGGTTGCAAAAGCGATGAAAGAGGCAGGCTACGACATTATTCCAGTCAACCCTCTTATTAAAGAGTGGGAAGGCATTCCAGCTGTTGCTGCGTTAACAGATATCGAAGGACATGTCGATATTGTTAATGTGTTCCGTCGCTCCGAACATTTACGTGAAATCGCTGAACAGTTTGTTCAAATGGATGCAGACGTGTTTTGGGCGCAATTAGGTGTATATGATGAAGGCGTATATCGTGATTTAACAGAAAAAGGGTATACGGTTGTGATGGATCGCTGTATCAAAGTAGAACATGCGCTCACACGGTAA
- a CDS encoding SAM-dependent methyltransferase yields MVIVATCHLPKEFVTKMNALLQDEAERFFATYNEEKVNGLRINSLKVSPSTFLNISPWELEPIPFCPTGFYYYNAQPGKHPYHAAGLYYIQEPSAMFVAEVLAPSPGERVLDLCAAPGGKTTQLAALMNNEGFLLANEIHPKRVKALSENIERLGITNAVVTNETPEKLSETFEGFFDKILVDAPCSGEGMFRKDEEAIQFWSLEHVQKCAQTQRHILSCAYKMLSEGGTLVYSTCTFSPEENEQIIDWFLATYEDMELIPIEKKHGIQPGVSHWTNTHRGNIAHTARLWPHHLKGEGHFVAKMRKRGSTKYWNGKTVACNVPKVMWRDYETFMNHTIQTTIKGTMYAFGAHLFALPHSCPRLDGLKVVRPGLHIGEWKKNRFEPNHALAMALTKQQVQAYLSLTFEESLRYMKGETLQTNGDRGWVLVTIDGYPLGWGKEVKGVVKNFYPKGLRIR; encoded by the coding sequence GTGGTTATAGTGGCTACATGTCATTTGCCAAAAGAATTTGTAACGAAAATGAATGCTTTGCTTCAAGATGAAGCGGAGCGTTTTTTTGCGACATACAATGAAGAAAAAGTCAACGGTTTACGGATCAATTCATTGAAAGTATCACCATCAACATTTTTAAACATAAGCCCATGGGAACTTGAACCGATCCCTTTTTGTCCTACGGGATTTTATTATTACAACGCCCAACCCGGAAAACATCCGTATCATGCTGCCGGATTGTATTACATTCAAGAACCTAGCGCCATGTTTGTCGCTGAAGTGCTTGCCCCATCTCCAGGAGAACGAGTGCTCGACTTATGCGCAGCGCCGGGAGGGAAGACAACGCAGTTAGCTGCCTTAATGAATAACGAAGGTTTTCTGCTGGCAAACGAAATTCATCCAAAACGCGTCAAAGCTTTATCTGAAAATATTGAACGGCTCGGAATTACAAATGCTGTTGTGACAAATGAAACGCCTGAAAAATTGTCGGAAACGTTTGAAGGGTTTTTTGATAAAATTTTAGTTGACGCTCCATGTTCAGGGGAAGGCATGTTTCGAAAAGACGAAGAAGCGATCCAATTTTGGAGTTTAGAACACGTTCAAAAATGTGCACAAACACAACGACACATTTTATCATGTGCTTATAAGATGTTAAGTGAAGGAGGCACACTCGTTTACTCGACATGCACATTTTCTCCAGAAGAAAACGAGCAAATCATTGACTGGTTTTTAGCAACTTACGAGGATATGGAATTAATACCAATTGAAAAAAAACATGGCATTCAACCAGGTGTGTCACATTGGACAAACACACATCGTGGAAACATTGCACATACAGCAAGGCTCTGGCCGCATCATCTAAAAGGTGAAGGACATTTCGTTGCGAAAATGCGCAAACGAGGGAGCACAAAATATTGGAATGGAAAAACAGTCGCATGTAACGTCCCTAAAGTGATGTGGCGTGATTATGAAACGTTTATGAATCATACAATCCAAACAACAATAAAAGGAACGATGTATGCGTTTGGTGCACACTTATTTGCCCTCCCACATTCGTGCCCTCGCTTAGATGGCTTAAAAGTTGTTCGTCCTGGTCTCCATATCGGAGAATGGAAAAAAAATCGCTTTGAACCAAACCACGCTTTAGCGATGGCATTAACAAAACAACAAGTACAAGCATATCTGTCTCTTACATTTGAAGAAAGCCTCCGATATATGAAAGGAGAAACATTACAAACGAACGGAGATCGCGGATGGGTATTAGTCACTATTGATGGATACCCGCTTGGTTGGGGGAAAGAAGTGAAAGGGGTTGTAAAAAACTTTTACCCGAAAGGATTACGAATTAGATAA
- a CDS encoding glycerol-3-phosphate acyltransferase, whose product MSVLLVIFGYLLGSIPFALIVGKVGYGIDIREHGSGNLGGTNTFRVLGVKAGLIVTIADILKGTLAASLPVLFSVDIHPLLTGMFAVFGHTYPVFAQFRGGKAVATSGGVLLFYSPVLFMTMLAVFFLILYISKYVSLSSMLTGVYATAYAFIWTDDVPLRIVVTLLTLFVFYRHRANMKRILNKTEPKVKWL is encoded by the coding sequence ATGTCTGTTTTGCTTGTGATTTTCGGTTACTTACTTGGTTCAATTCCGTTCGCGTTGATCGTTGGAAAAGTAGGGTACGGAATTGACATACGCGAACACGGGAGCGGCAATTTAGGTGGAACAAATACATTTCGCGTGCTCGGTGTAAAAGCGGGATTAATTGTGACAATTGCCGACATTTTAAAAGGAACGTTAGCCGCCAGCTTACCTGTATTGTTTTCTGTAGATATTCACCCGCTTCTTACAGGGATGTTTGCTGTGTTTGGTCATACATATCCGGTGTTTGCCCAATTTCGCGGTGGAAAAGCGGTTGCTACATCTGGTGGAGTGTTGTTATTTTATTCACCCGTTCTATTTATGACGATGTTAGCTGTCTTTTTTCTCATTCTATATATATCAAAATACGTTTCACTTTCATCCATGTTAACAGGCGTGTATGCGACCGCTTATGCATTTATATGGACCGATGATGTTCCTTTGCGCATTGTCGTCACGTTATTAACACTTTTTGTGTTTTATCGTCATCGAGCGAACATGAAACGTATTTTAAACAAAACAGAACCGAAAGTGAAGTGGTTATAG
- a CDS encoding PilZ domain-containing protein, with translation MMRFKRQEPFRYQFGQPIPCTFRITRIGEREVETDKGAAEIHDISPRGIRMETALNLPIDSAKGELEVELQFTIVDQPINVRGIVIWKKTYVNEFQYGLSLEISKQEEIQLIGEIKRHAAMYARKKESK, from the coding sequence ATGATGAGGTTTAAACGTCAAGAACCTTTTCGATATCAATTTGGTCAACCGATTCCGTGTACGTTTCGTATCACACGTATTGGTGAACGGGAAGTAGAAACGGATAAAGGAGCGGCTGAAATTCACGACATTAGTCCACGCGGCATTCGAATGGAAACAGCCTTGAATTTGCCAATTGATTCCGCCAAAGGTGAATTGGAAGTGGAGTTGCAATTTACAATCGTTGATCAACCAATCAACGTGCGTGGGATTGTCATTTGGAAGAAAACATATGTAAACGAATTTCAATACGGTCTTTCCTTAGAGATTTCAAAACAAGAGGAAATACAATTAATTGGCGAAATTAAACGACATGCGGCGATGTATGCGCGGAAAAAAGAAAGTAAGTAG